The genomic segment ACAAAATAAAGAGTTTTTTAGAAGAGAATAGGATAAATGTTAAAGGTGGAACTATAACAAGTGAAAAGCAATTATCACTAGTTTTAAATGATCTTGCAATGGGTGATTTGAAAAAAGGAAAGCTAGATAAGGCATTATATTTTACAGAAAAAGCAGCTGAATTCAATAAAGAAAATTATTATTCATATTTTATAAAAGGTCTAGTATATAGAAAGTTAGGTAAAAATGAAGATGCGATTGAAGCATTTAATGTATATTGTAAAGACTCTGATGATTCATTAACCCACATATATATGGGACTTTCGTATGCAGAATTAGGAAACATAGAAAATGCATTAGATCATCTTAGAAAAGGCGAAAAGAACATCTCAAAAAATGAAAAGGAAGATCATAAATTATTAATCTGTGCGACTTATGAGTGTATAGGAAATATATATTTAAGTAAAGAAAATATAGTAGAATTTAATGAGAGAGATAAATATAGTATGAACTATAAAAGTGCAGTAAGATATTATAAAATGGCACTAAAAATAAATAGGAGAAATCCTGATTTAATCAATAGATTAGCTGCATGTTATTATCATATTGAAGATTTAAATAAAGCATTATATTGCTATGAGCAAGCCGCTAAGATTGTAGAAGATAAAAGCATGTATGTAGAAGCAATCAAAGAAATGCATGAAGCTGGTGCTAAATCAGAGCCAGCAGGATTTTAGTCTATAAGAAAATTGTATAGATAAAAAAGCTTAATGTTATATTTTAGTAACATTAAGCTTTTTTGTGTTTTAATAAGCCAAAGGTAAACAACGTTAAAATATTGTATGTAAATTAATTTAATACATTCTGAAAAGTAAAGCAAAAATATCTTTCTAGACTAGAATTAATTAAAAGAGATAGAGACTAAGAAATACATAACTGATATATATATAAATTAACTTGTAAAAACTATCATAACATTTCTACATAACGAACGTTTTTTAATAATATAGTTCTAATATTTATATTTGTAGAGAATACAAATGTCTTTCGTGGGTTGACAGATGAGCAGATATAGGATAATATATAATTTGTTAATAATCGTCGGATTAAATTAATAAATTAATAATTTTATACTTTAGGGATTAATTTATATAAACAATTTCAATAGAAATATTAAAAAGAATAGTAATATTTAAACAATGAATAGCTGGTTAATTATTTTCTATGTTTTTTGTAAATCTTATTGTCAAATTATTATTTTTTTACAGCGTACACCTTAAGAAAATAAAACTAATACTAGGGGGCTTATTTTATGAAGAAAAAAATTTCTTTACTTTTGGCGCTGGCTATGACAACTACATTTACGCTGGCGGGATGTTCAAAATCAAATACTAAAGCAAATATAGACAGCGATGTTATAAAAATTGGTGTATTTGAGCCAATGACCGGTGCTAACGCAGCTGGTGGACAGCTAGAAGTTGAAGGCGTAAAACTTGCGAACAAGCTCTATCCAACGGTTAATGGAAAAAAAGTTGAGCTGGTTTTTGCAGATAATAAATCAGATAAAGTTGAAGCGGCTAGTGCAGCATCAAATCTTGTGGAACAGGAACAAGTTAATGCAATTATAGGAAGCTGGGGAAGTGGAAACTCTATGGCGGCAGGAGATGTTGTACAAGATGCCAAGGTTCCAGCAGTTGCAGCCTCAGCTACAAATCCTCTTGTAACAGCTGGTAATGATTATTACTTTAGAGTTTGTTTTATAGATCCTTTTCAAGGAACTGTTATGGCAAAATATGCAGCAAATAAATTGCAAGCTAAAAAAGTAGCGTTACTTCAAGAGGTTTCAAGTGATTACTCAGTTGGAATTTGTAAGTTCTTTACCGATGAATTTATAAAGATTACAGGAGATAAAGATGCAATTATAGCTAAAGCTAACTATAATACAGGTGATCAGGATTTTACAGCTCAACTCACAAATATAAAGAGTAGTAATCCAGATGTGATTTTTGCTCCAGGTAATTTTACAGAAGGAGCTATGATAATAAAACAAGCAAGACAGCTTGGAATAACTACTCCAATAATTGGAGGAGATACTTGGGAAACGCCAGAATTTTTAGATATAGGTAAAGAAGATGTTGATGGAACAGTATTTTCTACTTTTTTTGCAAGTGAGACTCCTATAACTAACGAATCAAAAGTCTTTCTTGATGAATATAGAAAAGAATATAATAAAGAACCAGCAGCGGTTTCAGCTTTATCATATGATGCATATCTAGTAATTTTAGATGCAATTAAGAGAGCTAATTCGATAGATCCAGTAAAGATTAGAGATGAAATTGCAAAAACCAAGAATTTTCCTGGTGCTGCAGGAGTAATAACTATAGATCAAAATAACAATGCAGTAAAAGACGCAGTTTTAAAGATAGTTAAAGATGGTAAATTTACTTATCTTGATACAATAAAACCTGAAGAAAATTAATTAGGGGTGAAAATATGACTTTAATGAATTTAAGCACATTTATGCAAAATTTAGCAAATGGTATCTCACTAGGAAGTTTATACGCACTTATAGCTATAGGATATACTATGGTCTATGGAATATTAAAACTTATAAATTTTGCGCATGGAGATATATTTATGATGGCTGCATATTTCGGATTTTTCGGAGTTGCAACATTTGGACTACCTTGGTACTTTGCTTTTATAATTGCAGTGGTTATAACAGCATTCCTTGGAATGGGAATTGAATTCACTGCTTATAGACCGTTAAGAAATGCACCTAAGATTTCAGCTTTAATTTCAGCTATTGGTGTATCCTTCTTACTTGAAAATTTAGCAGTTGTTTTATTTGGAGGAAGACCTAAAGCATTTCCAGATGTAAAGCTATTTACAGATGTAATAGTTATAGGTGGAATTTCAATTCAAAGACTTACTTTTATAATTCCAGTTGTTACAATAGTAATACTATTTGTTTTATTACACTTAGTTAATAATACGAATATTGGTATGGCAATGAGAGCAGCTTCAAAAGATGTTGAAACTGCAAGGCTTATGGGAATAAATGTAAATAAGACAATATCATTTACTTTCGCTATAGGATCGGGATTGGCTGCAGTGGGTTCTATGATGTGGTGTGTAAAATATCCACAAATAGTTGCACTTATGGGAATGATGCCAGGTCTTAAATGTTTTATAGCAGCTGTAATTGGTGGTATAGGAGATATTAAGGGAGCAGTTATTGGTGGTTTTATACTTGGACTAGCTGAAATTATGTTAATTGGGTTCTTCCCTGGACTTACAGGGTATAGAGATGCTTTAGCATTTATACTATTAATCGTAATATTGCTATTTAAGCCTACAGGAATAATGGGCAAAAATTTAACAGAGAAGGTGTAAAAATGAACAATAAAAATAAATTTTTAAATATAGCTCTTATTGCAATTGTATTTTTACTCTTATTTGTTGCAAATAATAGCTTGGACTCTTATAAAATTAGAATCTTAAATTTATGTGCAATATATACAGTTCTTGGACTAAGTTTAAATCTAATAAATGGATTTACAGGATTGTTTTCACTAGGACATGCAGGATTTATAGCAGTAGGTGCTTATACAACTGCATTGCTTACAATGAGCGAAAAAGTTAAAAATCAAAATTTCTTTATGGAACCATTAATGGCGCCTTTTAATCATATATCGGTACCGTTTATTGTAGCTTTGTTAATAGCTGGTCTTTTATCAGCATTTATAGCAGTTTTAATAGGTGCTCCGGCTTTAAGGCTTAAGGGTGACTATTTGGCTATTGTTACTTTAGGATTTGCAGAAATTATAAGAATAGTTATTACTAATATACAAGGTTTAACAAATGGAGCTTTGGGTCTTCGTGGTATTCCTCATATGACAAACCTATATTGGAGCTTTGGAATAGCAATTGTGACAATAATAATATTGCTATCACTTATAAATAGTTCATATGGAAGAGCTCTAAAATCAATTAGAGAAGATGAGATTGCAGCTGAAAGTATGGGAATAAGTTTATTCAAACACAAAGTAATAGGATTTGCTATTGGTGCTTTCTTTGCTGGAGTTGGAGGTGGATTACTTGGGAACTTAATGGGAACAATTGATCCTAATATGTTTAAGTTCAGCCTTACGTTCAATATACTTCTTATAATAGTTATTGGAGGAATGGGAAGCGTTACAGGAACAGTTATATCAGCTTTCATCGTAACAATACTTGGAGAAGCTTTAAGATTTTTGGATATGGAAAAACAATTTGATTTGGGAATCTTTAGCTTTTCGGGAATACCAGGACTTAGAATGGTTATTTTCTCAATTTTGCTTATGATAATAGTACTATTCTTCAGACATGGAATAATGGGAACAAAAGAATTTTCTTGGAAATCAATATTTAAATATTCTAATGATAGACCTCTAGAAAAAGGAGGAGACAAGTAATGACATTATTAAATGTACAAAACGCGACTATGCAGTTTGGAGGACTTACGGCTGTAAAAGACTTTAACCTTCAAATTAATCAAGGAGAAATAATTTCTTTAATTGGACCTAATGGAGCTGGTAAAACTACAGCTTTTAACATGATTACTAATGTTTATACTCCTACTAGAGGAAAAATAATTTTTGATGGTACTAATATTACAGGAATGAGACAAGATAAAATAACGCAAACTGGTATAGCAAGGACATTTCAAAACATAAGACTTTTTAAAGATTTGAGTGTACTTGATAATGTTTTAATAGCAAACCATGTTCATATTAAGTCAAACTGTCTTGAAGCGATGTTAAAGCTTCCTAGGTATAAAAGAGAAGAAAAAGAGATGGTTGAGAAATCTTTAGAGCTTTTAAAAGAGGTAGGTCTTGAAAAGCTAAGAAATGAAAAAGCAAATTCTCTTCCATATGGCATGCAAAGAAAACTTGAAATAGCAAGAGCACTTGCTACTAATCCAAAGCTTCTTCTTCTTGATGAGCCAGCAGCAGGGATGAATCCTACAGAAACTGATGAGCTTACAGATTTTGTTAGAGAAATTAAGGATAAATTCGATTTAACTATATTTATGATAGAGCATCATATGAATATGGTTATGGGTTTATCAGATAGAATACAGGTTTTTGAATATGGAATAACTATAGCTGAAGGTACACCTTCTGAAATACAAAATGATAAAAAGGTTATAGATGCATATTTGGGGGTATCTGAAGATGATTAAAATTGATAATTTAGTAGTCGCTTATGGTGGAATTGAAGCATTAAAAGGAATAAGCTTAGAGGTACCAGAAGGGAAAATTGTAACTTTAGTTGGTGCCAATGGTGCAGGAAAAAGTACTACGCTAAAATCTATAGTAGGTCTAGTTAAACCAAAGAGTGGAACTATAAGTTTTGATGATGGAACTGATTTAACTAAGCTTAATACGGAACTCATGGTGAAAAAAGGTATAGCATTAGTACCAGAAGGAAGAAAAGTTTTTTCAGACCTTACAGTACTAGAAAATTTAAAGATAGGTGCTTATACAAGAAAGGATAAATCAGGTATTCAGGAAGACTTGGAAAAGGTATATTCACTTTTCCCAAGACTTAAGGAGAGAACTTGGCAATTATCGGGAACTCTTTCAGGAGGTGAGCAACAAATGCTCGCCATAGGAAGAGCACTAATGTCAAGACCAAAGTTAATAATGATGGATGAGCCTTCTTTAGGACTTGCACCAATAATCGTAAAAGAATTATTTGGAATTATAAAAAAAATTAATGAAGAAGGCATGACAGTTCTACTAATTGAGCAAAATGCAAATGCAGCTTTAAAAATTGCTGATATTGGTTATATTATGGAAACTGGAAGAATAACACTAAGTGGCTCAGGGCAAGAATTACTTTCTAATGATGAAATTAAAAAAGCTTATCTTGGTGAAGCTTTATAATATGAAAATTTTCGTATTTAAAGAAGAAATGGCAAGTCAGGAAATAACAAAATACTGACTTGTTATTTTTTGCATTTAAGAAATTTATTTTATTCTTATTGCTAAAATGTAGTGTGAAAAAACTATAATTTTTTATACTGTGTATACTGATAAGATTAAATTGATATTTAAATATTAGGGGGAAATATAGATGAAAAGAAAAATTTCATTGCTTTTGGTTATAGCTATGATGACTTCTTTTACTTTAGGAGGTTGTAATTCAAAATCAGGCACAAGAGCTAATGATGATAGTGATGTAATAAAAATAGGTGTATTTGAACCAATGACAGGTGCAAATGCAGCAGGCGGACAGCTAGAAGCAGAAGGTGCAAAACTTGCAAATAAGATTTATCCAACTGTTCTTGGTAAAAAGGTAGAACTAGTTTTTGCAGATAATAAATCTGATAAAGTTGAAGCAGCTAGTGCAGCTGCAAACCTTATTGAGCAGGAGCATGTTAATGCTATTATAGGAAGCTATGGAAGTGGTTTCTCTATGGCAGCAGGTGATATAGTACAGGAAGCTAAGGTTCCAGCTGTAGGTGTAACTTGTACAAACCCTTTAGTAACTGCAGGAAATGATTATTACTTTAGAGTTTGCTTTATTGATCCTTTTCAAGGAACTGTTATGGCAAAATACGCAGCTAATAAGTTAATGGCTAAAAAGGTAGCAATTCTTCAAGAGGTCTCAAGTGATTACTCAGTTGGAATCTGCAAATTCTTTACTGATGAATTCAAAAAGCTAACTGATGATAATAATGCTGTTGTAGCAAAAGCAAATTATAACACAGGAGATCAGGATTTCTCAGCACAGCTTACAAATATTAAAGGAAGCAATCCTGATGTAATATTTGCTCCAGGGAATTTTACAGAAGGAGCAATGATAATAAAGCAGGCAAGGCAACTTGGAATTACAGCCCCAATAATTGGAGCTGATACCTGGGAGACACCGGAATTTTTAGATATAGGTAAAGAGGATGTTGAAGGAACTGTATTTTCAACATTTTTTGCAACTGAGACACCTATAACTGAAGAATCTAAAATTTTTCTTGATGAATATAGAAAACAATATAATAAGGAGCCAGCAGCAGCTACAGCATTAGGGTATGATGCATATCTAGTAATTTTAGATGCAATTAAGAGAGCTAATTCTGTAGATCCAGTTAAAATTAGAGATGAAATAGCAAAAACAAAAGATTTTCCGGGTGCAGCAGGAGTAATAACAATTGATGAAAACAATAATGCAGTAAAAGAAGCTGTTTTAAAGATAGTTAAAGATGGCAAGTTTACTTATCTAGATACAATAAAGCCTGAATAGAATTAAAAATGTAAATACTTTAATAAAATAGATAATGCATATTACAATTAAGTTCCAATATTGTGGTCCTAACTGAATAACTTGATTTATAAGGATTCTAAATGTATACTTAGTATTTAAAGATATATATGATAATAATATTTATAGATAGAGGTAAATTGTTGTATGTTTTTTATAGGTATATTTGGCATTGAAAATAAAAATAAAGAAATAAAGATTTTAGACAATTTAAACTGTAAAAAATGTAATAAAGTTTTTCGGGGAAAGCTGATAAAAAATTTTAATTATTTTCATTTTTTCTTTATTCCCATTTTTAAGTGGAATATAAAATATTATATAATATGTGATGGATGTGGAACTAACTTTAGTATTTCAGTGAACAAAGGAAAAGCCATTGAGAATAACGAACCTGTAAATATAACTTATTGGGATCTTGAGGAGCTAGAAAGCAGTAATTATAGAGATAATTATAATAGTGGTATATGCAGGAACTGTGGTATGGAAGTTGACCCAAGTTTTCAATTTTGTCCTCATTGTGGGAATAGGATTAAATTTTAAATTAAAAAAAATCAAGTAGCCGTTGTAGCTACTTGATTTTTTTTCTCTAATTAAAAGTTTCACAAAATCACGTTGATTCGAGTAAATATTGATAGAGAAATCTTTAACTATAGAAATATATTGTAATAGTTATTGAAATGGAATAACGTGGGTTTTATAATATATAATGATAGAATAGGTTTCTAATTCCAAAAGTCAAAATTGACATTAAGATAATAATATATTAAAGAATTAGTGATTATGAAAGAGGATATTAAATGGTTAATTATATAATATTTCTTGCAATGTTTTTAACAGCATTTGTTTCGGCGCAATTATGCATATTTTTATTTTATAAAAAAAGAAGAATACATTTAAACGGTCTTTTAGGTGTTATTTTAAGTGTTTTTATATATAGTTTATTTTATTCTTTTGAATTAATATGCCCTAATTTAACCTTTATGAAATTGTTTACTGGGATAGAGTATATAGGAATAGCATCCATTCCGGCTTTTTGGGTTATCATGGCTCTAGAGTATACTAATAAAAGTAGGTATATTACTAAAAAGCTCTATATGTTGTTATTTTCTTTGCCTACGGTATTAGTGGCATTAAATATTACTAATGACTATCATCATCTATTTTATAAAAGTTACACAGTTGACATTGCAGATAATCTATATATTGCAAATCTTAAACCAGGCATTGTATATGTTATATGCGTAATTTTTGTAAATGTATGCTTCATAGTAGGGAATAGTCTGTATTTAATTTTTTATAGAAAAGAAAACAGTTTATATAAAAAGAGAAGTTTTAAAATCATGCTTACATCATTTATTCCTTGGGTTGGATATTGGATATACATGTCAAGGATTACGTCTATAAGAATAGATATAGTTCCAATTTTTATGGGAGTATTTTGTTTGATATATACATACGCTTTGTTTAAATCAAATATCTTTGAAACAGCTACTATTGCTAGACATGTTATTTTTGATAATATTTCTGAAGCAATATTAGTGTTAGACCAAGAAAATAAAATAATAGATATGAATAATATAGCAGAGAAAATTTTTAATATAAAATCAAAGCTAGCAATAGGACAAGACGTATGCACAGAATTTAAAGAGTATCAGGAAATTATTCAATATATATATGAAGAAAAAGAAACTAGTTTCAACTGTGAAATTAAAATAAAGAACAAACTCTATTATTTTAAAGGAAAACTTACACTAATTAATAATAATAGAGGGAAGGGGAAAGTTATTGTTTTGAGTGATAATACTGAACAAGTTTTAATGATTAAGAAACTTGAATACTACGGCATCACTGATGTTTTGACAGGAGTATATAATAGAAAGTATTTCTATAAAATTGCAAAAGAAAAAATTGAAGCTTGTTCGGATAAGAAACATATGTCTCTATTAATGATGGATATAGATAAATTTAAAACTATTAATGATACTTATGGGCATCCTATAGGCGATATTGTTTTAAAAAAGGTAATGAATATTTGTAAAGAATTATTGGGGAAAAAATATTATATAGGAAGATATGGGGGAGAGGAATTTTTAATTTTACTAGATAATGCTAATTCAGAAAAAGCTTTAGAAATTGGTGAAACAATAAGGAGAAGGATTGAAAATTTAGAAATACTCCATGACAATAAATGTATAAAAATAACATCTTCTTTTGGGATATTTACATCAGTTAGAGAAAGAGATTTGGAAAATATGATTAAATTTGCAGATAAAGCTTTGTATGAAGCGAAGAGTTTAGGAAGAAATAGGGTTTCTATAAAAATGGGGAATAGTTAGATTATTATAAATGGTGTAGCACATTGATTATTACAAAGTAAAAAAACTTTAAATAGTTATTATAATACTATTTAAAGTTTTTCTATTTTAAGATATTTAATTAAAAAATTCATGAACTAAAAATACATTTTTAGTTTTTGTTTGCTTCAAATCTATCAACATGTAATATAGAAGGAAATAATTTCATCCATAGCATTACAACTGCTATAGTTCCAATGCCTCCAATAAGAGCAGCGGGAACAGTCCCGAATAAAGACGCTGTAATTCCTGATTCAAATTCACCAAGCTGATTAGAAGTTCCTAT from the Clostridium beijerinckii genome contains:
- a CDS encoding tetratricopeptide repeat protein, whose protein sequence is MEDNQNIQDKIKSFLEENRINVKGGTITSEKQLSLVLNDLAMGDLKKGKLDKALYFTEKAAEFNKENYYSYFIKGLVYRKLGKNEDAIEAFNVYCKDSDDSLTHIYMGLSYAELGNIENALDHLRKGEKNISKNEKEDHKLLICATYECIGNIYLSKENIVEFNERDKYSMNYKSAVRYYKMALKINRRNPDLINRLAACYYHIEDLNKALYCYEQAAKIVEDKSMYVEAIKEMHEAGAKSEPAGF
- a CDS encoding ABC transporter substrate-binding protein, whose amino-acid sequence is MKKKISLLLALAMTTTFTLAGCSKSNTKANIDSDVIKIGVFEPMTGANAAGGQLEVEGVKLANKLYPTVNGKKVELVFADNKSDKVEAASAASNLVEQEQVNAIIGSWGSGNSMAAGDVVQDAKVPAVAASATNPLVTAGNDYYFRVCFIDPFQGTVMAKYAANKLQAKKVALLQEVSSDYSVGICKFFTDEFIKITGDKDAIIAKANYNTGDQDFTAQLTNIKSSNPDVIFAPGNFTEGAMIIKQARQLGITTPIIGGDTWETPEFLDIGKEDVDGTVFSTFFASETPITNESKVFLDEYRKEYNKEPAAVSALSYDAYLVILDAIKRANSIDPVKIRDEIAKTKNFPGAAGVITIDQNNNAVKDAVLKIVKDGKFTYLDTIKPEEN
- a CDS encoding branched-chain amino acid ABC transporter permease, whose protein sequence is MTLMNLSTFMQNLANGISLGSLYALIAIGYTMVYGILKLINFAHGDIFMMAAYFGFFGVATFGLPWYFAFIIAVVITAFLGMGIEFTAYRPLRNAPKISALISAIGVSFLLENLAVVLFGGRPKAFPDVKLFTDVIVIGGISIQRLTFIIPVVTIVILFVLLHLVNNTNIGMAMRAASKDVETARLMGINVNKTISFTFAIGSGLAAVGSMMWCVKYPQIVALMGMMPGLKCFIAAVIGGIGDIKGAVIGGFILGLAEIMLIGFFPGLTGYRDALAFILLIVILLFKPTGIMGKNLTEKV
- a CDS encoding branched-chain amino acid ABC transporter permease, producing the protein MNNKNKFLNIALIAIVFLLLFVANNSLDSYKIRILNLCAIYTVLGLSLNLINGFTGLFSLGHAGFIAVGAYTTALLTMSEKVKNQNFFMEPLMAPFNHISVPFIVALLIAGLLSAFIAVLIGAPALRLKGDYLAIVTLGFAEIIRIVITNIQGLTNGALGLRGIPHMTNLYWSFGIAIVTIIILLSLINSSYGRALKSIREDEIAAESMGISLFKHKVIGFAIGAFFAGVGGGLLGNLMGTIDPNMFKFSLTFNILLIIVIGGMGSVTGTVISAFIVTILGEALRFLDMEKQFDLGIFSFSGIPGLRMVIFSILLMIIVLFFRHGIMGTKEFSWKSIFKYSNDRPLEKGGDK
- a CDS encoding ABC transporter ATP-binding protein; amino-acid sequence: MTLLNVQNATMQFGGLTAVKDFNLQINQGEIISLIGPNGAGKTTAFNMITNVYTPTRGKIIFDGTNITGMRQDKITQTGIARTFQNIRLFKDLSVLDNVLIANHVHIKSNCLEAMLKLPRYKREEKEMVEKSLELLKEVGLEKLRNEKANSLPYGMQRKLEIARALATNPKLLLLDEPAAGMNPTETDELTDFVREIKDKFDLTIFMIEHHMNMVMGLSDRIQVFEYGITIAEGTPSEIQNDKKVIDAYLGVSEDD
- a CDS encoding ABC transporter ATP-binding protein, whose amino-acid sequence is MIKIDNLVVAYGGIEALKGISLEVPEGKIVTLVGANGAGKSTTLKSIVGLVKPKSGTISFDDGTDLTKLNTELMVKKGIALVPEGRKVFSDLTVLENLKIGAYTRKDKSGIQEDLEKVYSLFPRLKERTWQLSGTLSGGEQQMLAIGRALMSRPKLIMMDEPSLGLAPIIVKELFGIIKKINEEGMTVLLIEQNANAALKIADIGYIMETGRITLSGSGQELLSNDEIKKAYLGEAL
- a CDS encoding ABC transporter substrate-binding protein — translated: MKRKISLLLVIAMMTSFTLGGCNSKSGTRANDDSDVIKIGVFEPMTGANAAGGQLEAEGAKLANKIYPTVLGKKVELVFADNKSDKVEAASAAANLIEQEHVNAIIGSYGSGFSMAAGDIVQEAKVPAVGVTCTNPLVTAGNDYYFRVCFIDPFQGTVMAKYAANKLMAKKVAILQEVSSDYSVGICKFFTDEFKKLTDDNNAVVAKANYNTGDQDFSAQLTNIKGSNPDVIFAPGNFTEGAMIIKQARQLGITAPIIGADTWETPEFLDIGKEDVEGTVFSTFFATETPITEESKIFLDEYRKQYNKEPAAATALGYDAYLVILDAIKRANSVDPVKIRDEIAKTKDFPGAAGVITIDENNNAVKEAVLKIVKDGKFTYLDTIKPE
- a CDS encoding zinc ribbon domain-containing protein produces the protein MFFIGIFGIENKNKEIKILDNLNCKKCNKVFRGKLIKNFNYFHFFFIPIFKWNIKYYIICDGCGTNFSISVNKGKAIENNEPVNITYWDLEELESSNYRDNYNSGICRNCGMEVDPSFQFCPHCGNRIKF
- a CDS encoding histidine kinase N-terminal 7TM domain-containing diguanylate cyclase: MVNYIIFLAMFLTAFVSAQLCIFLFYKKRRIHLNGLLGVILSVFIYSLFYSFELICPNLTFMKLFTGIEYIGIASIPAFWVIMALEYTNKSRYITKKLYMLLFSLPTVLVALNITNDYHHLFYKSYTVDIADNLYIANLKPGIVYVICVIFVNVCFIVGNSLYLIFYRKENSLYKKRSFKIMLTSFIPWVGYWIYMSRITSIRIDIVPIFMGVFCLIYTYALFKSNIFETATIARHVIFDNISEAILVLDQENKIIDMNNIAEKIFNIKSKLAIGQDVCTEFKEYQEIIQYIYEEKETSFNCEIKIKNKLYYFKGKLTLINNNRGKGKVIVLSDNTEQVLMIKKLEYYGITDVLTGVYNRKYFYKIAKEKIEACSDKKHMSLLMMDIDKFKTINDTYGHPIGDIVLKKVMNICKELLGKKYYIGRYGGEEFLILLDNANSEKALEIGETIRRRIENLEILHDNKCIKITSSFGIFTSVRERDLENMIKFADKALYEAKSLGRNRVSIKMGNS